A part of Myxococcus landrumus genomic DNA contains:
- a CDS encoding cupredoxin domain-containing protein has product MGSRPLTLLFLAGLLAAPLAHAETGVIQGEVRIVVQKPDGSTQPKEDRSGVVVYVTGYTEEPPTEVARMNQRNKTFFPAVLPIVVGQRVDFANEDVVLHNVFSRSVARRFDAGKSRPGESYFETFNKTGIVDVYCDIHEQMVATLVVVPNRAFAVTDKDGRFVLRGVKTGRHPLFAVHRRDAKSDIARAEVVVEAGGTTTATLELTETRADDTHLDKRGRKYVPRADYSAKSSL; this is encoded by the coding sequence ATGGGCAGTCGCCCTCTAACGCTCCTCTTCCTCGCGGGACTGCTCGCCGCACCGCTCGCGCACGCCGAGACAGGTGTCATCCAGGGCGAGGTGCGCATCGTCGTCCAGAAGCCCGACGGCTCGACGCAACCCAAGGAGGACCGCTCCGGCGTGGTCGTCTACGTCACCGGCTACACCGAGGAGCCACCCACGGAGGTGGCTCGGATGAACCAGCGCAACAAGACGTTCTTCCCCGCCGTGCTGCCCATCGTCGTGGGACAGAGGGTGGACTTCGCCAACGAGGACGTGGTGCTGCACAACGTCTTCTCCCGCTCGGTGGCGCGCCGGTTCGACGCGGGCAAGAGCCGGCCGGGCGAGAGCTACTTCGAGACGTTCAACAAGACGGGCATCGTGGACGTCTACTGCGACATCCACGAGCAGATGGTGGCCACGCTCGTCGTGGTCCCCAATCGCGCGTTCGCGGTGACGGACAAGGACGGTCGCTTCGTGCTGCGGGGCGTGAAGACAGGGCGCCATCCCCTCTTCGCCGTGCACCGGCGCGACGCGAAGAGCGACATCGCCCGCGCGGAGGTGGTCGTGGAGGCGGGGGGGACGACAACCGCCACGCTGGAGCTCACGGAGACCCGCGCCGACGACACCCACCTGGACAAGCGCGGCAGGAAGTATGTGCCCCGCGCGGACTACTCCGCCAAGAGCAGCCTGTAG
- a CDS encoding LVIVD repeat-containing protein: MAVPPRRLQLVRPCQLLAGATARNDDTPTSESAGASSTALPLVSERAIPVGMPVDLDLAQGHAYVVSITREGRTGGLSVFDVTNPRNPILKTTLSRPEDDGGTSVRAKGPALYIAHERGTRVYDISRPTDPVLLRTLPTGELGTWMVLVEGDRLYSLVPGAGLQVHDLTDPLNPTPLAVIDTPEDAARGGPEDFVVDQGRIYLSDALAGYCVLDITNQEDVRLLGQYRPSSLGDGHHSAVGHFEGKRIAFEAGERPAPHIRVLDVTDPANIAKLGEFRLQQSSSIQNLLLRGDRLHVAWNQEGLRVLDVSNPSLPREVAHGHVDARPQNTVGLHIPGDGHVYVVDATRGLLIFEDLQP, encoded by the coding sequence ATGGCGGTTCCCCCGCGCCGACTCCAGCTCGTCCGTCCCTGCCAGCTGCTTGCCGGCGCCACCGCGCGCAACGACGACACGCCCACGTCGGAATCCGCAGGCGCCTCCTCGACGGCCCTCCCCCTGGTCTCCGAGCGCGCCATCCCCGTGGGGATGCCCGTGGACCTGGACCTCGCCCAGGGCCACGCCTACGTCGTCTCCATCACCCGGGAGGGCAGGACGGGAGGACTCAGCGTCTTCGACGTGACGAACCCTCGCAACCCCATCCTGAAGACCACGCTCAGCCGGCCGGAGGACGACGGCGGAACATCCGTGCGCGCCAAGGGCCCCGCGCTCTACATCGCCCATGAGCGGGGGACGCGGGTCTATGACATCTCCCGCCCCACCGACCCCGTCCTCCTGCGAACCCTCCCGACAGGGGAGCTCGGCACCTGGATGGTGCTCGTGGAGGGCGACCGGCTCTACTCCCTGGTCCCGGGCGCGGGCCTCCAGGTCCACGACCTCACCGACCCGCTGAACCCCACGCCGCTCGCCGTCATCGACACGCCGGAGGACGCGGCACGAGGCGGGCCGGAGGACTTCGTCGTCGACCAGGGCCGCATCTACTTGAGCGACGCGCTGGCGGGGTACTGCGTCCTGGACATCACGAACCAGGAGGACGTCCGGCTGCTGGGCCAGTACCGCCCCTCCAGCCTCGGCGACGGCCATCACAGCGCGGTGGGCCACTTCGAAGGAAAGCGCATCGCCTTCGAGGCGGGCGAGCGCCCCGCGCCCCACATCCGGGTGCTCGACGTCACAGACCCCGCGAACATCGCGAAGCTGGGTGAGTTCCGCCTGCAGCAGTCCTCCTCTATCCAGAACCTGCTGCTGCGCGGCGACCGCCTCCATGTCGCCTGGAATCAAGAAGGGCTGCGAGTGCTCGACGTGTCCAATCCCTCTCTCCCCCGGGAAGTGGCCCACGGCCACGTGGACGCGCGCCCCCAGAACACCGTCGGCCTCCACATTCCCGGCGATGGCCATGTCTACGTCGTGGATGCCACACGGGGGCTGCTCATCTTCGAGGACCTGCAACCGTAG
- a CDS encoding LVIVD repeat-containing protein, with translation MTVSLRFLTPLLASVLALSLAGCDDDPKPSSPDSGSPDAGEPDAGPYVWDGTYTELADPGDWMDPGAPYAPCSFNSANATTGVCEDLTRFDVSQCDRDALAAIPQEGIYEAVVRNQTALTDGGVRISVGAFGMRLVGEDAGTSTMFDTPLLQRDTQGGDFVVIGQSTRTATTYTVMGCKTPAPNVITGCIATCRRGAFVRAGSFEAHRVAKSNEPESSGGLTLLSEQRAASGHAVDVYVTKGHAYVVSLSNQGKPGGLTVFDVSNPRAPVLRTSISLPDNANWNGVWAKGDALYVAALSTGTHVYDISKPDAPSLIRIMPAGRSGMHTVLVDGNRLYGAGTGVGTHVYDITEPLNPVLRTIFTLPEDVSLGDPHDTFSYEGRLYISNSSGGYTVVDPTDLDNIKVLGTYMRPDQGFAHHSAVGTFGGKTIAFEGGEFNGSHVRVLDVSDPARIVKIGEFRMRQTTSMHNLILRGNLLYVAWYQEGLRVLDVSNPTKPRQVAHYQTFREEDPDRGDNLFEGAFGIRVPGDGYVYVADSSRGLLIFKEL, from the coding sequence GTGACTGTCTCTCTTCGATTCCTCACCCCTCTCCTGGCATCCGTGCTGGCCTTGTCGCTGGCGGGCTGCGACGACGACCCCAAGCCCTCGTCGCCCGACTCCGGCTCGCCGGACGCGGGCGAGCCCGACGCGGGCCCCTATGTCTGGGACGGCACGTACACGGAGCTGGCGGACCCCGGCGACTGGATGGACCCGGGCGCCCCCTATGCCCCGTGCTCCTTCAACTCGGCGAACGCGACCACCGGCGTCTGTGAGGACCTGACCCGCTTCGATGTGTCGCAGTGCGACCGAGACGCCCTCGCCGCCATCCCCCAGGAGGGCATCTACGAGGCCGTGGTCCGCAACCAGACCGCGCTCACCGACGGCGGCGTCCGCATCTCGGTCGGCGCCTTCGGCATGAGGCTGGTGGGCGAGGACGCGGGCACGAGCACGATGTTCGACACCCCGCTGCTCCAGCGAGACACCCAGGGAGGAGACTTCGTCGTCATCGGCCAGAGCACCCGGACCGCGACGACGTACACGGTGATGGGGTGCAAGACGCCCGCGCCCAACGTCATCACGGGCTGCATCGCGACGTGCCGCCGGGGCGCCTTCGTCCGGGCGGGCAGCTTCGAAGCCCACCGGGTCGCCAAGAGCAACGAGCCCGAGTCCTCCGGTGGACTGACGCTGCTGTCCGAGCAGCGCGCGGCGAGCGGCCACGCCGTGGATGTCTATGTCACCAAGGGCCACGCCTATGTCGTTTCGCTGAGCAACCAGGGCAAGCCTGGAGGGCTCACCGTGTTCGACGTGAGCAATCCGCGTGCGCCCGTCCTGAGGACCTCCATCAGCCTGCCGGACAACGCGAACTGGAATGGCGTCTGGGCCAAGGGAGACGCGCTCTACGTCGCGGCCCTGAGCACGGGGACCCACGTCTATGACATCTCCAAGCCAGACGCCCCCTCGCTCATCCGCATCATGCCCGCGGGGAGGAGCGGCATGCACACCGTGCTCGTCGATGGGAACCGGCTCTATGGCGCGGGCACGGGTGTCGGCACGCATGTCTACGACATCACGGAGCCGCTGAACCCCGTGCTGCGCACCATCTTCACGCTGCCCGAGGATGTCTCCCTGGGAGACCCGCACGACACCTTCTCGTACGAGGGCCGCCTCTACATCAGCAACTCGTCGGGCGGCTACACCGTCGTGGACCCGACGGACCTGGACAACATCAAGGTCCTGGGCACGTACATGCGTCCGGACCAGGGCTTCGCACACCACAGCGCGGTGGGCACCTTCGGCGGGAAGACCATCGCCTTCGAGGGTGGTGAGTTCAATGGCTCTCACGTGCGAGTGCTCGACGTCAGCGACCCGGCTCGCATCGTGAAGATTGGCGAGTTCCGCATGCGGCAGACCACGTCCATGCACAACCTGATTCTGCGCGGCAACCTGCTCTATGTGGCCTGGTACCAGGAAGGCTTGCGTGTGCTGGACGTGTCCAACCCCACCAAGCCCAGGCAGGTGGCCCATTACCAGACGTTCCGGGAGGAGGACCCGGACCGCGGTGACAACCTCTTCGAGGGAGCCTTCGGCATCCGCGTCCCGGGGGATGGCTATGTCTATGTCGCCGACTCCTCCCGAGGCCTGCTCATCTTCAAGGAGCTCTGA
- a CDS encoding LVIVD repeat-containing protein, with amino-acid sequence MEVSARSLSTLLATLLLLLLTGCDDDPKPSSPDAGPAVWDGTYTELADPGDWIDPGAPYAPCTFNATDAGTRACEELARFDVSRCDREALAAVPQEGIYQGIVRNEIALRDGGVRIVSSDLSLNLQGEDAGTMFGEPLLQRDTQGGDFALVGQLPVTASTFAVVGCKRPAPHIITGCIATCRRGAFVRASTFEAHRVAKSGEPESSGGLTLLAEHRAALGQAVDVHVTRGHAYVVSLRHRDQPGGLTVFDVSNPRAPLLRTSISLAGNNDWNGVGSKDHALYIAGNGTGTLVYDISQPDNPVFIRLIPSGDYGTHTVFVDGNRLYTMGISTHVYDLTDPLNPALLTVISLPEDATGGGSHDAFLYEQRLYISNSFGGYAVVDVANLEDVRVLGRYLRPDQSFAHHSAVGTFGGKTIAFEGGEMSASHVRVLDVTDPAHIVKMGEFRMRQVTSMHNLLLRGHLLYVAWYQEGVRVLDVSNPTQPRQVAHYQTFREEDPGRGDSNLEGAFGLNIPGDGRVYVADSSRGLLIFEEL; translated from the coding sequence GTGGAAGTCTCAGCTCGCTCGCTCAGCACACTTCTGGCCACATTGTTACTGTTGTTACTGACAGGGTGCGACGACGACCCCAAGCCCTCTTCGCCCGATGCGGGCCCTGCTGTCTGGGACGGCACGTACACGGAGCTGGCGGACCCCGGCGACTGGATTGACCCGGGCGCCCCCTATGCGCCCTGCACCTTCAACGCCACGGACGCGGGGACGCGCGCCTGCGAGGAGCTGGCCCGCTTCGACGTCTCACGCTGCGACCGGGAGGCGCTCGCCGCCGTGCCCCAGGAGGGCATCTACCAGGGCATCGTGCGCAACGAGATTGCACTCCGGGATGGCGGTGTCCGCATCGTCTCATCCGACCTCAGCCTGAACCTTCAGGGCGAGGATGCGGGCACGATGTTCGGCGAGCCCCTGCTCCAGCGAGATACCCAGGGAGGTGACTTCGCCCTCGTCGGCCAGTTGCCGGTGACCGCATCCACCTTCGCCGTGGTGGGCTGCAAGAGACCCGCGCCCCACATCATCACCGGCTGCATCGCGACCTGCCGCCGGGGCGCCTTCGTCCGCGCGAGCACCTTCGAGGCCCATCGCGTCGCCAAGAGCGGTGAGCCCGAGTCATCCGGTGGGCTGACGCTGCTCGCCGAGCACCGCGCGGCGCTGGGCCAGGCCGTGGATGTCCATGTCACCCGGGGGCATGCATACGTCGTGTCGCTGCGACACCGGGACCAGCCCGGAGGCCTCACCGTCTTCGACGTGAGCAATCCGCGGGCGCCCCTCCTGAGGACCTCCATCAGCCTTGCGGGCAACAACGACTGGAATGGCGTCGGGTCCAAGGACCATGCGCTCTACATCGCGGGCAATGGGACGGGGACGCTCGTCTATGACATCTCCCAGCCGGACAACCCCGTCTTCATCCGGCTCATTCCATCCGGGGACTACGGCACCCATACCGTGTTCGTCGATGGGAACCGGCTGTACACCATGGGCATCAGCACGCACGTCTACGACCTGACGGACCCGCTGAACCCCGCGCTACTCACCGTCATCTCCCTGCCCGAGGACGCCACGGGAGGCGGCTCCCACGATGCCTTCCTGTATGAGCAACGCCTGTACATCAGCAATTCCTTTGGCGGCTACGCGGTCGTGGACGTCGCGAACCTGGAGGACGTCCGCGTCCTGGGCCGGTATCTCCGTCCGGACCAGAGCTTCGCGCACCACAGCGCGGTGGGCACCTTCGGAGGGAAGACCATCGCCTTCGAGGGCGGGGAGATGAGCGCGTCCCACGTGCGCGTGCTCGACGTCACCGACCCGGCGCACATCGTGAAGATGGGCGAGTTCCGCATGCGGCAGGTCACCTCCATGCACAACCTGCTGCTGCGAGGCCACCTGCTCTACGTGGCCTGGTACCAGGAAGGGGTGCGGGTGCTCGACGTCTCCAACCCCACCCAACCCCGACAGGTGGCCCACTACCAGACGTTCCGGGAAGAGGACCCTGGCCGAGGCGACAGCAACCTGGAGGGTGCCTTCGGCCTCAACATCCCGGGGGATGGGCGCGTCTACGTCGCGGATTCCTCCCGGGGCCTGCTCATCTTCGAAGAGCTCTGA
- a CDS encoding adenylate/guanylate cyclase domain-containing protein, translating to MTLTRKLILAFVALAGASLISALVLTTLAVESAAKQKIASDLERTLEAFQQLSRASQERIRDVAEARTLDRSFKDMSLSVNSVDDEAGLGDATSETKGILFAREVIVSADTEAFGWSRDAAVPWAFFNASGRLVYTHADPEQLGEQPLDIPLLAAALERGPTSALWSPAQLQKLPFTFVAPGQVREGDLLLVHAQPAYGANRGRMGVVLSGQWVKDVLLGDPLAPRTPGPQMADTRARFALRAEDGATASQLPPGTTLDCHGLKPGETRDVHLGDTHYLVRGGTLSGVDGTRLGEVFVLRDFDAEITPVLQRFRRWLVPTAVGIALFALAAAVFMARGLASPLVQLEAAAGRVRLGDLTVEVPVRGTDEVGRVAQSFNEMVSGLRQRDQIKGLFKRYLAPQVVDELIKNPEKAAPGGERKLLTVLFSDLVGFTSLSEQLSPEELVALLNTYFEQATHVLTKHGATLDKFIGDAIMCFWNAPLPLEDHAARACLTALDLVAVVDRLSPLFEARGLPRLDCRIGINTGHAVAGNLGSSAAQDYTVIGDTVNLASRLEGAAKVYGTRTLVAEETLLATHGAVVARELDLLRVKGRQHPVRVFELVGAAGTPPPAHLARFAEGLALYRARRFTEARAAFLASPDDVPSQRFAARCDSLEATPPPEDWDGVFTLDSK from the coding sequence GTGACGCTCACCCGAAAACTCATCCTGGCCTTCGTGGCGCTCGCGGGCGCGTCGCTCATCAGCGCGCTGGTGCTCACCACGCTCGCGGTGGAGTCCGCCGCCAAGCAGAAGATCGCCAGCGACTTGGAGCGCACGCTGGAGGCCTTCCAGCAGCTCTCGCGCGCCAGCCAGGAGCGCATCCGCGACGTGGCCGAGGCCCGCACGCTGGACCGCTCCTTCAAGGACATGTCGCTGTCGGTCAACTCCGTGGACGACGAGGCGGGGCTCGGCGACGCGACCTCGGAGACCAAGGGCATCCTCTTCGCGCGCGAGGTCATCGTCTCCGCGGACACCGAGGCGTTCGGCTGGAGCCGCGATGCGGCGGTGCCCTGGGCCTTCTTCAATGCCAGCGGGCGGCTGGTCTACACCCACGCGGACCCCGAGCAACTGGGAGAGCAGCCGCTGGACATTCCGCTCCTGGCCGCCGCGCTCGAAAGAGGCCCCACCTCCGCGCTCTGGTCTCCCGCGCAGCTCCAGAAGCTGCCCTTCACCTTCGTCGCGCCGGGGCAGGTGCGCGAGGGAGACCTGCTGCTCGTCCATGCCCAGCCCGCCTACGGCGCCAACCGGGGCCGCATGGGCGTGGTGCTGTCCGGGCAGTGGGTGAAGGACGTGCTCCTGGGAGACCCCCTGGCGCCCCGGACGCCGGGGCCGCAGATGGCGGACACCCGGGCCCGCTTCGCCCTGCGCGCCGAGGACGGCGCCACCGCCTCCCAGCTCCCGCCAGGCACCACCCTGGACTGTCACGGGCTCAAGCCCGGGGAGACACGCGATGTCCACCTGGGGGACACGCACTACCTGGTGCGTGGAGGCACCCTCAGCGGCGTGGATGGCACCCGACTGGGCGAGGTGTTCGTCCTGCGCGACTTCGACGCCGAAATCACGCCCGTGCTCCAGCGCTTCCGCCGCTGGCTGGTGCCCACGGCCGTTGGCATCGCGCTGTTCGCGCTGGCGGCGGCGGTCTTCATGGCGCGCGGGCTGGCCTCGCCGCTCGTGCAACTGGAGGCGGCGGCGGGACGCGTGAGGCTGGGAGACCTCACCGTCGAGGTGCCCGTGCGCGGCACCGACGAGGTGGGCCGCGTGGCGCAGTCCTTCAACGAGATGGTCAGCGGCCTGCGCCAGCGGGACCAGATCAAGGGCCTCTTCAAGCGCTACCTCGCGCCCCAGGTGGTGGACGAGCTCATCAAGAACCCGGAGAAGGCCGCGCCGGGTGGAGAGCGCAAGCTGCTCACGGTCCTCTTCAGCGACCTGGTGGGCTTCACGTCCTTGAGCGAGCAGCTCAGCCCCGAGGAGCTTGTCGCCCTGCTCAACACCTACTTCGAGCAGGCCACGCACGTGCTCACGAAGCACGGCGCCACGCTCGACAAGTTCATCGGCGACGCCATCATGTGCTTCTGGAACGCGCCGCTGCCGCTGGAGGACCATGCGGCCCGCGCATGCCTCACCGCGCTGGACCTGGTGGCGGTGGTGGACCGGCTTTCTCCGCTGTTCGAGGCGCGGGGACTGCCTCGGCTCGACTGCCGCATCGGCATCAACACGGGCCACGCGGTGGCGGGCAACCTGGGCTCCAGCGCGGCGCAGGACTACACCGTGATTGGCGACACGGTGAACCTGGCCTCGCGGTTGGAGGGAGCCGCCAAGGTCTACGGCACGCGGACGCTGGTGGCCGAGGAGACCTTGCTCGCCACGCACGGCGCGGTGGTGGCCCGCGAGCTGGACCTCCTGCGCGTCAAGGGCCGGCAGCACCCCGTCCGGGTCTTCGAGCTGGTGGGCGCCGCGGGCACGCCGCCCCCCGCGCACCTCGCGCGCTTCGCCGAGGGGCTCGCCCTCTACCGGGCCCGCCGCTTCACCGAGGCCCGCGCCGCCTTCCTGGCCTCGCCCGACGACGTGCCGTCCCAGCGCTTCGCCGCCCGCTGCGACAGCCTGGAGGCGACGCCGCCCCCCGAGGACTGGGACGGCGTCTTCACCCTCGACAGCAAGTAG
- the gstA gene encoding glutathione transferase GstA, giving the protein MKLYFAPGACSLSPHIVAREAGIDLQFTKVDTQTKAMEGGGDFWKVNPKGYVPALEFEPGDVLTEGPAIVQYLGDQRPASGLVAPAGSRERYQQQEMLGYINSELHKTYSPLFSPATPDATREERKAYLQKRYKLIEERLAGRAYLFGDTFTAADAYLFTVTRWAKFVQLDLSGFPNVLAFQERVAARPAVREALKAEGLLV; this is encoded by the coding sequence ATGAAGCTCTATTTCGCTCCGGGCGCTTGCTCGCTCTCCCCCCACATCGTCGCGCGCGAGGCGGGCATCGACCTGCAGTTCACCAAGGTCGACACGCAGACGAAGGCCATGGAAGGTGGCGGAGACTTCTGGAAGGTGAACCCCAAGGGCTATGTGCCCGCCCTCGAGTTCGAGCCCGGCGACGTGCTCACCGAAGGTCCCGCCATCGTCCAGTACCTGGGTGACCAGCGTCCCGCGTCCGGCCTCGTCGCGCCCGCCGGCTCCCGCGAGCGCTATCAGCAGCAGGAGATGCTGGGCTACATCAACTCCGAGCTGCACAAGACCTACTCGCCCCTCTTCAGCCCCGCGACGCCCGACGCCACGCGCGAGGAGCGCAAGGCGTACCTGCAGAAGCGCTACAAGCTCATCGAGGAGCGCCTGGCGGGCCGGGCCTATCTCTTCGGCGACACGTTCACCGCCGCGGACGCCTACCTCTTCACCGTCACCCGCTGGGCGAAGTTCGTGCAGCTGGACCTGTCGGGCTTCCCCAACGTGCTCGCGTTCCAGGAGCGCGTCGCCGCGCGTCCCGCCGTGCGCGAGGCCCTCAAGGCGGAAGGCCTGCTGGTGTGA
- a CDS encoding LVIVD repeat-containing protein, giving the protein MAPVPPEALAAIPLEGIYQSSLRVVRPLEDGGTRVFASSVGFRLHDSPAVSTMYDLPLVHQDTREGRFILTGRHPNGQDVTTLVGCQTPAPHTITGCHVRCRGNQFISSGTFEARRIARQHGEPESSGGLTLLAERPVSLGMPVDVYVAQGHAYVVSVFWPGRNGGLSVFDVTNPRNPIPRTTLSLPDDAFWNGVWARGNALYIASEARGTLIYDISQPASPLFIRNLPTGAVYGTHTVLVDGDRLYSMGGTVGTYVYDLTTPQDPVLRTVIAFPEDIGQDGPHDGFAYENRLYLSHASGGYIIMDVSNLDDVRMLGQYSGGQWAHHNAVGTFAGKTLAFEAGEFRMRQVPSIHNLLLRGNRLYIAWYHEGLRVLDVSNPTQPKQVAHYHTYQEEDPHRGDSLFEGAIDIRIPGDGYIYAVDTSRGLLVFNEL; this is encoded by the coding sequence GTGGCCCCTGTACCCCCGGAAGCCCTCGCGGCGATTCCTCTGGAGGGCATCTATCAGAGCAGCCTCCGCGTCGTCCGGCCGCTCGAAGACGGAGGAACCCGGGTCTTTGCCTCATCCGTGGGCTTCCGGCTTCATGACAGCCCGGCGGTCAGCACGATGTATGACCTCCCGCTCGTCCATCAGGACACGCGCGAAGGCCGGTTCATCCTCACCGGGCGACACCCGAATGGCCAGGACGTCACGACCTTGGTGGGTTGCCAGACGCCGGCCCCTCACACCATCACCGGCTGCCACGTACGGTGCAGGGGCAACCAATTCATCTCCAGCGGCACTTTCGAGGCGCGTCGCATCGCCCGGCAACACGGCGAGCCCGAGTCCTCGGGAGGCCTGACCCTTCTCGCGGAGCGCCCCGTCTCCCTGGGCATGCCCGTGGATGTCTATGTCGCCCAGGGCCACGCCTATGTCGTTTCCGTCTTCTGGCCTGGAAGGAACGGAGGGCTCTCCGTCTTCGACGTGACGAACCCCCGCAATCCCATCCCGAGGACCACCCTCAGCCTGCCGGACGACGCCTTCTGGAATGGCGTCTGGGCCAGGGGCAACGCCCTCTACATCGCCAGTGAAGCCAGGGGGACGCTGATCTACGACATCTCCCAGCCCGCTTCCCCCCTCTTCATCCGCAACCTGCCGACCGGCGCCGTCTACGGCACGCACACCGTGCTCGTCGATGGCGACAGGCTCTACTCCATGGGCGGCACGGTGGGCACCTACGTCTACGACCTCACCACGCCCCAGGACCCCGTGCTGCGCACCGTCATCGCCTTCCCGGAAGACATCGGCCAGGACGGCCCCCATGACGGCTTCGCGTACGAGAACCGCCTGTACCTCAGCCATGCCTCGGGCGGTTACATCATCATGGATGTCTCGAACCTGGATGACGTCCGGATGCTGGGCCAGTACTCCGGTGGCCAGTGGGCCCACCACAACGCGGTCGGCACCTTCGCGGGAAAGACCCTCGCCTTCGAGGCAGGCGAGTTCCGCATGCGACAGGTCCCCTCCATCCACAACCTGCTGCTGCGCGGCAACCGGCTCTACATCGCCTGGTACCACGAGGGCCTGCGCGTCCTGGACGTCTCCAATCCCACCCAGCCCAAGCAGGTCGCCCACTACCACACGTACCAGGAAGAGGACCCCCACCGGGGAGACAGCCTCTTCGAGGGTGCCATTGACATCCGCATCCCCGGTGACGGCTACATCTACGCCGTGGACACGTCCCGGGGCCTGCTCGTCTTCAACGAACTCTAG
- a CDS encoding winged helix-turn-helix transcriptional regulator, whose amino-acid sequence MSLKQRKSKAPPPPPGCPMRTCMSLLGGVWTPNVIWHLSGGPRRFGELIKDIPGISPKVLTTRLRELEAKGAVAREVQPTSPPSVEYALSELGMELVPVIDAIVRVGTRLKHLNGGQYPEEATRTARRRAAAAT is encoded by the coding sequence ATGTCGCTCAAGCAGAGGAAGAGCAAGGCCCCGCCCCCGCCGCCTGGCTGTCCCATGCGCACGTGTATGTCGCTGTTGGGGGGCGTGTGGACACCCAATGTCATCTGGCATCTGTCGGGAGGGCCTCGGCGGTTCGGCGAGCTCATCAAGGACATCCCAGGCATCTCGCCCAAGGTGCTCACCACGCGCTTGAGGGAGCTGGAGGCCAAGGGCGCCGTGGCGCGCGAGGTGCAGCCCACGTCGCCCCCGTCGGTGGAGTACGCGCTGTCGGAGCTGGGCATGGAGCTGGTGCCAGTGATTGATGCCATCGTCCGCGTGGGCACGCGGCTCAAGCACCTGAACGGAGGGCAGTATCCGGAGGAGGCGACCCGCACGGCGCGGCGGCGGGCCGCAGCTGCAACATAG